The Danaus plexippus chromosome 17, MEX_DaPlex, whole genome shotgun sequence genome contains the following window.
CGTTGACTGCGGACAGGGCGTCTTCAGCTCGGGACCTCTCCACGGCCTCCCGGGCCTCCCACGCCTCCAAAGTACGGACCTGATTggataataattgtattattcaCAGTTGCACTTTTGTAATTTTCACTTATTTCACAGTTGTTTGTCATTTGTACAGACATGACAcgactatatattttacaaagattGCATTATATTAACgtacgttttttttatttgttttgataagTTTTAGTCATCTCAATCAAGAAACTAATGATAGAAAATCAACATTGCGAACGAATTATCACCCTTAAGAGAAACCGTGGTCAGAGTTATATATATGACGTGACGGAACAACGTGTCCgttagtacatatatatttaatattttgtagaactataaatagtattaGGATATACGTGAAGTTAATGAggatgtttgtatgtatgtgtatatctGTAATGTATGTACTCTCTCACGTAACAACCACTAAATGTATCTTAATGACACTTTACCACTGTGTATGAGACATTAGCATAAGACATCGGCTTGTCATATCGCGCTTCCGTGAGACACTGTACATATCTCTGCCTGTCTATTACCATACCTAGTTTTACCACACTATATGGACGAAGTCGAAGGCAAGATATATATGAGATAGTTTTGCTAGCCAACCCCTCCCCCCCTAACCCGAACCTGGTCCGTAGCCCCCGCGAGCTCTCTCTGTAGCTGCGAGCTCCTCTCTATGGCTCGCTGCAGCTCCCTCCTGAGCGCGAGGCTCTCGGCTTCCGCCGCCGATCGCCGCGTCCTACACCACTCACTGTCACACTCGCCGCTGAGGACATAATAATGTTCTAATTAGCAACCGGTTaaacagaattaattattgCGCATGTATTActcgatttttattattgtaactgCGTACTCCCACGTCTCGGTTACTCTCTAGCAACTGTGACTACGGCCAGACGAGATGTAGGCGACATTTTCATATCCCTATATcttggttttatttacatgatgCATACATGCGGAAATCTTAGATTTACGTATTTATcaagtttttttaagttatatgcaaatattacaattaatataatatgataaaaattcagCGACTTTTGCAGGACTACAACCTGCAACCATCGGAATGTAGCGTTCAATTATTTCAACACTGAAGCTCCTGCAATCTAACTGAGACCAGGATTTAATGATtccatatattcaaatatcatAACTGACGGAGGCGCCATCTATTACGTTTTATGAAGAGCTTAATCAACGTCGTCCAACGTTACATCAAAGAAAGAGAAAAGaaagaaacattaataaatatgaagtgatatatatttcgcaattcttattatttgaataatcaataattgagggtagatgaaattatcaggtgtcagccgcGTAACCACCCGCGGAGCAGCCTGGGCGAGGGTATGTAGTAACAACAATGAGTGTCGGTTGGTAATCGGTTGGTTGGTCGCTCGAGCCGTTAAACCGGTTACGAGGTTACCATCAAGAGTGTGAGACCCTGACGATagtcaagaataaagtcattgatgacgtaatttatgctgacgtcacgaCAAACTCCGACATGTATATAACCAAACAGCTTTCTTGAACCTGGGAGTCCTGGACGCCTGCTGCGCTTTCAACTGGATCTCGGCTGCGGTCCGCGCGCGTCTCTCCTCGCTCAGACGACGCTCCAAGGCTAGACGCTCGGAGCTGCGCCATCTGGCCTCTCTACAAACATAATGTACAGGTTAGTATATAATCAGTTGTGATTAATATATGAagagatttattatttgtttcgtatcaatatccggaatccatcttgagtcaagcGACCATCTTTCTGCCTTTCGCCAGCAGTTTTAGTACCTCTCTGTATAGGCGGCGccactttctttatattgagacttatataaaacacccaACTCATGGATATTCATTATAGCGTCGTTTTTCGCGCCTTTAACAAGTCAGCAAGTGAAAGTGAAGTTTAACGCGAAATTACTTTACAAGTGTTTTAAGTGTTTGTGTAACCTCTCTGTTGATAAAATGGAAAACCAAAGTGTTGAAGAAAAATCCACTTCTCGGAAACGGAGAACGGTTATCATCAACGAGTTCATGCGAGAGTGATAATGTGTCGTCTGATAGTTGTGGTGGCAGTCCAGCAAGTcgagaaaaaagaaaagaatcaAATACCGTAAGTTACGCTCATTTTGAAATTTGATCTCAACAAATTGCCTTCTTAACAAATCTTTTAACGAAAGGCAACgagaatacaattttaaagcaTGATAACACAGCATAGTcaaacgatttaaatttagagcGGCTTGTTGTTAATCAccaaattaactaaaaaatttatcGGAAATTAGTACAACAGTGAAAGAGCCGGTGATAAATACCTTCAAAAACCAATTGAGTTATAGAGATTTAATTGTGATGATTGGTATGCTATTAGATTTTCCGAtacacaaaagaaatatttagctACCCCCGAATTCATAGAATTATCTGTCAACGACGAACTCAAAACGTTATGAATCGGCAATGTTAAAAGATGATCCCCgttcttatttattagaatgttCGTTCGCTGGATTAACTAATGCCTTACTTAATCAAAAAGCggaattacataaaacattgcaGATACTTGTCAATTGAGCGAGTGAATCAAAAGAATCACTTACTCCAAATTCATTGTTTGATAAAATggaatcattattttcaaaagattCCAACTATAGCAGGATAAAGGATGACTTATTACAAATAGTGTGTGGTAGACGAGcagatttcataaatttatgaaaggaAGCACTGTTAAGACAAATCCCCAAAGAATTTCATCgcgatgttatttattacatacctCTAAGTCgcgatgttatttatataatacccCCAAGTCgcgatgttatttataaaataccccCAAGTCgcgatgttatttataaaataccccCAAGTCgcgatgttatttataaaataccccCAAGTCgcgatgttatttataaaataccccCAAGTCgcgatgttatttataaaataccccCAAGTCgcgatgttatttataaaataccccCAAGTCgcgatgttatttataaaataccccCAAGTCgcgatgttatttataaaataccccCAAGTCgcgatgttatttataaaataccccCAAGTCgcgatgttatttataaaataccccCAAGTCgcgatgttatttataaaataccccCAAGTCgcgatgttatttataaaataccccCAAGTCgcgatgttatttataaaataccccCAAGTTCagaatatctttttaacagTAAAGCTATTCATGATTACCTTCAGAAAATAGGAGGGGTGAATAAATTACACGAAAACTCAAACTATGAGTCTAAACAAAAgtctaaacatattttatatcaaatccGAAAGCCTCTACTAGTAAACAACCTTATGACACCTTTTTTCGtcaaaacttttcaaaaaGGGGATAACGGCCGCGGCAGCAGTCCACTAACcccaaatttatgtttaataaattacgagACAAAACTAAGTCCCGGAAATCTCGGCTTCAGTCCTCAATTAAGCATAAACGTTGCGAATGACTATCCGAGGTTTCGAGGAGGTTGtttgaaacaatttcaaaatatttggagCAATGTTGGAGCTCCGGGAAAAAATTTGCAAACTATTAAGAGGGGTTCGAATCCCCTTCTCCCTTCAGCCTCCTCTCATTTATCCAAGTCAAATAGTAATGCGATATTACAGAACAAAAACTACTTCCAATATGTCAGCGGAAATCAAAAGCATGATAAAAACAGGAGCCATCTCCCAGCTTCCGTTCAACGTTCTTTTTAGTGCCCAAACCCAACAGGGAATTTTGCCCCATCTTCAATCTCAAACGACTGAACATGTTGGTGTAGATAAAATCCTTTCGCCTTTTCAATCATTTTCGAGTGCCAACCTTTTCTGCAGCTCGAAGATTGGATGGTAAAATATCAGACAGGCCCATTTTCACCTTCcgatattaaaacaacatcgAAGGTTCTTAAGGTTTAACTACCACCAAGATCCGCATCAACACCAGCTGCTACAAATAACCTGTTTACCTTTCGGTATTATATCGGTTCCAAGAACGTTCGCATGGGTAACCAATTGGATAGCAGAATTGTTGAGAAATCACGGCATCAGATGCGTAGTATATCTCGACGATTTTTTGCGTGCGAACCAGTCCAAATCGGCTTTACAGGACGACATAGCAGGGGCGCTAAAGATGATGAGGACCCTAGGCTGGATGATAAATTTTCAGAAATCGGTCTTAGCCCCGACACAATGCCTCGAGTTTCTCGGCATAACGTGGGACACAAAACGTAACACAAAGTCCCTGTCGGGGCAGAAGTGCTTAACGCTACGCAAGGCACTGTATCTGCTGCATCTAATAGCACAATATATACCGGGCAGATACAATGTAGAAGTCGATGCATTGTCCCGTCAAAAGGCTTGCCCCGAATGGCACTTGATAACAGAAGCAACcacgaaaatatttcaaatgtggGGGTGTccagaaatagattttttcgcATCGAAAACGGCCCACGTAGTTCGGACATATGTAACAAAAGACATTCAAGATCTAGATGCTTTCTATCACAATGCCTTTTGTCGCTCTTGGGATTACAAACTAGCATGGCTATTCCCACCACCTAATTTAATCCCTAGGGTACTTGCTCACTTGAACCAGGCCAAAGGACTCTATGTTATAATAGCTCCGAAATGGCAAAAGGTGTTTTGGCAATCGGATCTTCAGAACCGAGCCATATATCTAATTCCAGATCTGAACCGTGTACTTCTAGACATACGAACAGGAACTCACCCACCGGAAGTTCAAAAATTACATCTGGGAGCTTGGCTGATTTCGGGTGGCAGGAAATTTTAACAGGATGGAGGGAGTCTGAGCATCGGTTGCTTCGGTCAAGCTGGAGAGATTCTACattgaatacatataaacCAGCATGGATAAGATGGAAGAAGTGGTGTGATTTAAATTCAGTAGATCATAAATTTCCGAACGGAAGTAGAGTAGCGCGGTACCTAGCTCATCTTCATTGCGATATAGGTCTAGCATATAGAACTATTCTTGTACATAAATCGGTAGATCTATCGTcggatttctttattaaacatattctaaGAGCAATATCAATCTCACGCGAAAAATCGGCAAAGCCACCTATCTGGAACCCAAAAAGCTACCAGATTATATGAGTTCGCACAATCCTAATGAAAATAGCCTTTTCGATGTTTCAAGGCATGCCGCAACACTTCTGTTACTTGCTTCGGGTCGTAGAATTCATGATCTCACGCTCTTGCGAATTGATAATCAGAGTTTATTATATGAGGAAGATGATTTGATCTTTTGGCCAGCCTTTGGTTCCAAAACCGACAATGCAAACCATAGGCAATCCGGATGGAGGTTAAAACCGCATCCCATTCAAAACTTGAACACGAACTTTTGGATTAAAAGAGTATTGTCTCTGAGTTCGGATCGACGAAAAGATTTAAATCACTTATTTATCACACCGAGAGGTATGGTAAAACCAGCTTCGAGAACAATGATTGGTGGATGGGTGAAGTCACTTTTAAAAGATGCTGATATTGGAGCGTCACCAGGCTCAGTAAGATCAGCCGTGACTtcccttaattttattgaaagcttTCCTATAGATCAAATACTAGCAACTAGTAATTGGAAAATGATTCACACCTTGCAAAATTACTACCAGAgggaattaattgattataattcacGTAATTCGAACTCATCATCTATGTCTTTCTCATTATTTCAACCCAGTTCATTGAAATGTGTTATAGAAATcaatctaatattatttttctatattcacCTTAATCTACTACACATTATAGCgtcaacaatttatataaaacaccaggagataacaaacatatcactcaagatggattccggatattgatacgaaacaaataataggtaagttttaatttaaggtaaaactctctattttacttataagttTGGTATAGCAGGTCGCGAGGTCGCGAGTGTCCATACCGGTATTTAGACGACTAGCGATTCCCATTCTACCGGCGACGTATCTAAATGTACATCTACCCACATATACTGAGGTCGATCGTCATGCTATTCAAACCCCAATACATGAATAATCTACCAAACATACTCTCAGGGCGAATTCGTTCTAGTTAACTAGTTGCAAAACATCTAGTATACAAGTTCTGTCCCGGAGTTGCCTGTGTTCCGAGTTGATATAACTTGTGATCCCCTCACTTGTTATCCTGTGCGTGTGCCAGAGCCCTGCGAGCCTCCGCCTCGCCCGCGCGGGCCGCCGTCAACTCGGCTCGGACACGACGCAGCTCGGTACTCAACGAACGGGCGCGctacaaacaaaattgttacCATAAATGATTAACCGACAACCAAAAATGaggttttgtatatttagGTGATTCAAACTCTATGACTTTGTCAACAGAAATTTTGTCTGAATGTAATCGAAAATTTGATTTAGTAATCAACAAGTCAGTACGTTTTCCGTACTTGGGAAcggttttattgttacaaagcagtatatatatgttttaatttggataactataataatatatacctgTTCCTGATCTCTCTGTTCCCGTTCCCTATCTCTTAACTCCTTCTCTCTCTCTTCTCTCCTTTCTCTTTCTTTCTCTTTTTCCCGTTCTCTTTCTCTTTCGCGTTCCCTTTCTCTTTCCTTTTCTCTCTCCCTTTCCCTTTCTTTATGACcatttatttccttattactttttatactttCTTTTGTACTTTCGACTTCtttctctttaaataatatctcttTTGCTGTAAAACATCAATCaactaattacaatttaaattggataatatatgtaaatatggtgtaaatgaaaatcatttcatATACATTCTGCACACAAAATCATACACtatcatataacaaataagtatatatttttttaatttaattaatttataaattaattaatttataacagtgactgtatatattataaatcacgAGCAGgaaacagatataaaaaaaatatataatatggttaggtagggagaggagcttggacagtggaggtgagcgtttaacgcgcgttagttaggggccccttaaacctacacctgggtcgcaagtcccaggcactgttgaagctccactccctgcaacgcaatggacccggcacccgcacggtgaatccattgaatgctaagaggtttcgtctgtCTTATTTACCAATATCAACACTTTACAACTGGTGTGCTCGAGGTTTGAATCAATATAAGcgatttttcaattaaacctATGACACTTTCTTTGTAAGGTTATTATTGAACGTTTATTATACTCACTTATCTCTGTGCTCTTATGACTATCACTGTTATCCTTATCCTTAtccttatctttatttttattcttctttgTAACACTAGCAGCCTCTTTCTTTTCACACTTGATTGTTTTGCTACCTGGATATTTGTtaacatcaaatatttaaacaggTGTTCATATTATTGTCACACATTGTACgtcaatctttatatttatacataagtCTTGCCGTctcacacacatatatatttatggcaTATATTACTTCTCCACGGCTCGTGTTCGTCGCTCGCAGCCCCGGCGCCGCCCGCCGAGCCGTTCGTGTGCGCGTGCGCAGCGCCGGCCGCAGCGCTCGCGTGCGTCTTGTCGCGCTGCGTGTGCTTCTCCAGCTTATCCAACTGTAATTGATTAAACATATGTTCATAATCAGAAACgttttctgtatattttttgttgctatttaaaataatggtaAAACTTTAAAGAGTTTTTGAAAACGTAAGTGAAGTTATACAGTCAGTGCGTTTTTTTCCCTTATAATCTCAAATAACAACAATTCCTTGGTCTTGTTGGTGCGCAGAGACTACTCTGGGACAAAACTACAATACTGTAAAttaaactagtgttattcggatttactacgcggattttattatttaaaaatgtgtatgagaaataacaaggaccaactgacagacattcacacctcgtctgcccgtggtcacggttgctgcaaagtaagcgaaacgtcgggattatgtagtttttaaataataaaaccgcgtagtaaatccgaataatactagtttcatttaaatgaatactcgcgaaaatcttagatctcattacaataCTGTAGTCTAGAATTTcccaatatttatatataagttgagCTACAACTCTTCCCTGAcctgaatgtttttttttcatttctaaagCCTTATAGAAGTCTTAAGTTTaactgacataaaaatatgaaacctATGACTGATCACTCATGTTCGTATGTGATAGAAATAAATCTGCATGTGCATGTGTGCATATAACCTTGACAGTGAGCGCGTGGTCCGCGACGCACACGCCGTTGTGGTCCCTCGCACAGCGCCGCTTCACCGAGCCGATCATGTTCGTGTTGGTCTGGCTCTGGCTCTGCGTCTGCGTCGTTTGATTCGTCTGGTTACACTCGCCGTTGCTTATGACCTTGTTTTCCTCGGACTTctgaaattttatcatttacttatataacaaAGGTAACAGACTGAGAATATGtatgtgcgtgcgtgcgtgcgtgcgtgcgtgcgtgcatgcgtgcgtgcgtgcgtgcgtgcgtgcgtgcgtgcgtgcgtgcgtgcgtgcgtgcgtgcgtgtgtgtgtgtgtgtgtgtgtgtgtgtgtgtgtgtgtgtgtgtgtgtgtgtgtgtgtgtgtgtgtgtgtgtagtgtgtgtgtgtgtagtgtgtgtgtgtgtgtagtgtgtgtgtgtgtgtagtgtgtgtgtgtgtagtgtgtgtgtgtgtagtgtgtgtttgtgtgtttgtgtagtgtgtgtttgtgtagtgtgtgtttgtgtagtgtgtgtttgtgtagtgtgtgtttgtgtagtgtgtgtttgtgtagtgtgtgtttgtgtagtgtgtgtttgtgtagtgtgtgtttgtgtagtgtgtgtttgtgtagtgtgtgtttgtgtagtgtgtgtttgtgtagtgtgtgtttgtgtagtgtgtgtttgtgtagtgtgtgtgtatgttgtgtgtgtgtatgttgtgtgtgtatgttgtgtgtatgtatgtatgtgtgtgtgtgtttattaCCTGTTCCAAAGCATTTTCCGGC
Protein-coding sequences here:
- the LOC116771103 gene encoding macoilin-2, translated to MKRRNADTGKMRRPVKRNKIVEGMYGNSMVYVKFVMVWATVVIADYMLEFRLEFLWPFWLMLRTAYESFKYHGLVFSASFICIALTSDMICFFFIPLQYLIFAASTYIWVQFIWYSFADKGVCVSTVALCCLVVYVEGAVRARAVLELWRPLAAHCLGYPAISLGFGFKAYVGRRLRQRRQRQVRAENEFYFQLLRDALPENALEQKSEENKVISNGECNQTNQTTQTQSQSQTNTNMIGSVKRRCARDHNGVCVADHALTVKLDKLEKHTQRDKTHASAAAGAAHAHTNGSAGGAGAASDEHEPWRSSKTIKCEKKEAASVTKKNKNKDKDKDKDNSDSHKSTEITKEILFKEKEVESTKESIKSNKEINGHKEREREREKEREREREREREREKEKERERREEREKELRDREREQRDQEQRARSLSTELRRVRAELTAARAGEAEARRALAHAQDNKEARWRSSERLALERRLSEERRARTAAEIQLKAQQASRTPSGECDSEWCRTRRSAAEAESLALRRELQRAIERSSQLQRELAGATDQVRTLEAWEAREAVERSRAEDALSAVNALQERATHLERSLSAETRVKLDLLSALGDAKRHMRIQEGLIIRQEKEIEELKAQMLAVMPTEFMTPLTNSVSKLRLPDGTPLDPNATVYTPKQLCSDA